From Novosphingobium decolorationis, one genomic window encodes:
- a CDS encoding alginate export family protein, whose translation MTTILQGAVRARGAGVLRALVLPMLPVLPLLPGVAHAGEGDAPTLQKALGNPEGLTVEGHVRARYEAIDNQFRPGRARSSDALLLRSDLQVTYDAGPVQVGGEITDSRAYGGGEGSSLGTTEVNALAVTQAYLAFDFGTALGEGTSARLQAGRFTMDMGSRRLVARNRFRNTINAFTGFRADWTGKGGESVSAFYTMPVRRLPGDRDGILDNHVHADSQGFDETFWGAFARTPIGLRGAALEGYFYALDEDDTPSRATRNRHLRTAGARLSRKSTAGRLDFDVEGAYQFGNIRNSTAPGALKRDVSAYFAHAEVGYRFAGGWSPRVALELDLVSGDKPGENGGGSYNRFDTLFGARRFEFGPTSLYGALGRANIRSVGALVQASPAKRLSLAAMGRANWADSLEDSFSATGVSDAEGNAGRFAGYQLEARAGYWLVPRVLEIDTGGAVLFRGDFLKNASGANGWGDTLYGYTSATVHF comes from the coding sequence ATGACGACGATATTGCAGGGCGCCGTGCGCGCCCGTGGCGCGGGCGTGTTGCGCGCGCTGGTCTTGCCCATGCTGCCCGTCCTGCCCCTTCTTCCAGGAGTGGCCCATGCCGGGGAGGGGGATGCCCCCACACTTCAGAAGGCTCTGGGAAATCCCGAGGGGCTGACGGTCGAGGGCCATGTGCGGGCGCGCTACGAGGCGATCGACAACCAGTTTCGTCCCGGCCGTGCGCGCAGCAGCGATGCGCTTCTTTTGCGCAGCGACCTGCAGGTGACCTATGACGCAGGGCCGGTGCAGGTGGGCGGCGAGATCACCGACTCGCGTGCCTATGGTGGGGGTGAGGGCAGTTCGCTCGGCACCACCGAGGTCAACGCGCTGGCGGTGACGCAGGCCTATCTGGCCTTCGATTTCGGCACGGCGCTGGGCGAGGGCACGTCCGCGCGGCTCCAGGCCGGGCGCTTCACCATGGACATGGGCTCGCGCCGCCTTGTCGCGCGCAATCGCTTTCGCAACACAATCAACGCCTTCACCGGCTTTCGGGCGGATTGGACGGGTAAGGGCGGAGAGTCCGTCTCGGCCTTCTACACGATGCCGGTGCGGCGTCTGCCCGGCGACCGGGATGGCATCCTGGACAACCACGTCCACGCCGATAGCCAGGGTTTCGACGAGACCTTCTGGGGCGCTTTTGCGCGCACGCCCATCGGCCTTCGCGGGGCAGCGCTGGAGGGTTATTTCTACGCCCTCGACGAGGATGACACGCCCTCGCGTGCCACGCGCAACCGGCATCTGCGCACGGCCGGGGCGCGGCTGTCGCGCAAGAGTACGGCGGGGCGCCTGGATTTCGACGTCGAGGGGGCCTACCAGTTCGGCAATATCCGCAATTCGACGGCACCGGGCGCGCTGAAGCGCGACGTCTCGGCCTACTTTGCGCACGCCGAGGTGGGCTACCGTTTTGCCGGCGGCTGGAGCCCGCGCGTGGCGCTGGAGCTTGATCTCGTCTCGGGCGACAAACCGGGTGAGAACGGGGGAGGTTCCTACAACCGCTTCGACACGCTGTTCGGCGCGCGCCGCTTCGAGTTCGGACCGACCTCGCTCTACGGAGCGCTGGGCCGTGCCAATATCCGCTCGGTGGGGGCGCTGGTCCAGGCCAGCCCGGCCAAGCGCCTTTCTCTGGCGGCGATGGGCCGGGCGAACTGGGCGGACAGTCTTGAGGACAGTTTTTCCGCGACCGGTGTTTCGGACGCCGAAGGGAACGCGGGCCGTTTCGCGGGCTACCAGCTGGAGGCACGCGCGGGCTATTGGCTGGTGCCCAGGGTGCTGGAAATCGACACCGGCGGGGCGGTGCTGTTTCGCGGCGATTTCCTGAAGAATGCAAGCGGCGCCAACGGCTGGGGCGATACGCTCTATGGCTATACCAGCGCGACCGTCCACTTCTGA
- a CDS encoding 4Fe-4S dicluster domain-containing protein — protein sequence MAYKIIASQCTGCSACEFECPNAAISMKGDTFIIDPAKCTECAGEYDHPQCDTVCPVPKTCVPA from the coding sequence ATGGCCTACAAGATCATCGCCTCGCAGTGCACCGGGTGCAGCGCGTGCGAATTCGAATGCCCCAACGCGGCGATCTCGATGAAGGGCGATACCTTCATCATCGATCCCGCCAAGTGCACCGAGTGCGCGGGCGAGTACGACCATCCGCAGTGCGACACCGTCTGCCCCGTCCCCAAGACCTGCGTGCCGGCCTGA
- a CDS encoding nitrogen fixation protein NifZ, giving the protein MANIVRDSEVVELNGPPAFRYGERVRARRLVRNDGTYAGKEIGELLVKKGEEGVVVSIGTFLQQFYIYGIEFFESGHRVGMKRRELDPVWASEEDEDELPVARAPRPASPLPSAAP; this is encoded by the coding sequence ATGGCGAACATCGTTCGTGACAGCGAGGTCGTTGAACTCAATGGCCCGCCCGCCTTCCGCTATGGAGAACGCGTGCGCGCGCGGCGTCTTGTGCGCAACGACGGCACCTACGCGGGCAAGGAGATCGGCGAACTGCTGGTCAAGAAGGGCGAAGAGGGCGTCGTCGTCTCGATTGGCACCTTCCTCCAGCAGTTCTACATCTATGGCATCGAGTTCTTCGAGAGCGGCCACCGCGTGGGCATGAAGCGGCGCGAGCTCGACCCGGTCTGGGCAAGCGAGGAGGACGAGGACGAACTGCCTGTCGCGCGTGCGCCGCGCCCTGCATCGCCCCTTCCGAGTGCGGCGCCATGA
- a CDS encoding tetratricopeptide repeat protein has protein sequence MSGARETLPFEGFGGASDAFERSILASPLLGGGLPEEARAHLERAATRYHLTDVAETHLFEAEKIAPDHAAVLIALYRFYFYKGRLNEALDVARACVAKALRLNVLGEDWRRVQPGDAAFGEWEALLPRFFLFSLKGYAYLSLRTGHLEAGREAAEKLLELDPRDRIGAQVLIDVLNRMEDEEEADGEHRS, from the coding sequence ATGAGCGGGGCGCGTGAAACGCTGCCGTTCGAGGGCTTTGGCGGGGCATCGGATGCGTTCGAGCGTTCGATCCTCGCCAGCCCCCTCCTGGGAGGGGGCCTGCCCGAGGAGGCGCGCGCTCACCTCGAACGTGCGGCCACGCGCTATCACCTGACCGATGTGGCCGAGACGCACCTGTTCGAAGCCGAGAAGATCGCGCCCGACCATGCCGCCGTCCTGATCGCGCTCTACCGCTTCTATTTCTACAAGGGGCGGCTGAACGAAGCGCTGGACGTGGCGCGCGCCTGCGTTGCCAAGGCCCTGCGCCTCAACGTCCTGGGCGAGGACTGGCGGCGGGTGCAGCCGGGCGATGCCGCCTTCGGGGAGTGGGAGGCGCTGTTGCCGCGCTTTTTCCTCTTTAGCCTCAAGGGCTACGCCTACCTCTCGCTGCGCACCGGCCATCTCGAAGCGGGCCGGGAGGCGGCCGAGAAACTGCTCGAACTCGACCCGCGCGACCGCATCGGGGCGCAGGTTCTCATCGATGTCCTGAACCGCATGGAGGATGAGGAGGAGGCCGATGGCGAACATCGTTCGTGA
- the nifT gene encoding putative nitrogen fixation protein NifT — MIRRAEGQLSAYVPKKDLEEPIVEVEKESLWGGWVRLANGWVLELPWLAEDTRLPITVEAKKRATVEED, encoded by the coding sequence ATGATCCGCCGCGCCGAGGGACAGCTCTCGGCCTACGTGCCCAAGAAAGACCTGGAGGAGCCGATCGTGGAGGTCGAGAAGGAAAGCCTGTGGGGCGGCTGGGTGCGCCTTGCCAACGGATGGGTGCTCGAACTGCCCTGGCTGGCCGAGGACACGCGCTTGCCGATCACTGTCGAGGCGAAGAAGCGCGCCACCGTGGAAGAGGACTGA
- a CDS encoding nitrogen fixation protein NifZ, which yields MMDIREPVYGWGEAVRAVVDLVNDGSFPGAPPEAILAPRGTRGEIVNVGHHEESNQPVYLVEFARGEGAGSPRVVGCLEEEIERAEAGGTLP from the coding sequence ATGATGGACATTCGCGAGCCCGTCTACGGCTGGGGCGAGGCCGTGCGCGCCGTGGTGGACCTTGTCAACGACGGTTCGTTTCCGGGCGCCCCGCCCGAAGCGATCCTGGCCCCGCGCGGGACGCGCGGCGAAATCGTCAACGTGGGCCACCACGAGGAGAGCAACCAGCCGGTCTACCTCGTCGAGTTTGCGCGCGGCGAGGGGGCCGGGTCCCCGCGTGTCGTCGGGTGCCTCGAAGAGGAGATCGAACGCGCCGAAGCGGGAGGGACGTTGCCATGA
- a CDS encoding DegT/DnrJ/EryC1/StrS family aminotransferase, which translates to MSGQVVSIATGEVLQIPMSDPDLTLEDVVAVEQVLRGAQLGQGALVEELEQAFAAQCGRARGVAASSAAMALVMVLTAKGMGPGDEVILSAHSFHELGHAVLRCGATPVFADIDYWSGCLSATKSADKVTSRTRAILAGNTCGHPADWPGLRALADAHGLFLIEDSSEAIGSRHKAGVVGSFGDVALFDFAQPGVIACGEGGIALTDDTQLAMALRRLRSRSLSDRTSVSAGVDAPFGAAMGAMVAALALAQLRRLDVLLERRRGVQAMYDGFMQSFEGIKPPYISPDVEEVHWFLYTVHLGTRFTKGSRDAILEDMRTEGVEAHAYSSPLHLQRAYRALGWTRGDLFVTEKVADRAVVLPFHAHLTPEQIAFMVARLKDASINAGAGAAIY; encoded by the coding sequence ATGAGCGGGCAGGTCGTCTCGATCGCCACGGGCGAGGTGCTGCAGATCCCGATGAGCGACCCCGACCTGACGCTGGAGGACGTGGTCGCGGTCGAGCAGGTCTTGCGCGGCGCGCAGCTGGGGCAGGGCGCGCTGGTCGAGGAACTGGAGCAGGCCTTCGCCGCCCAGTGCGGCCGTGCGCGCGGGGTTGCGGCCTCCAGCGCGGCGATGGCGCTGGTCATGGTGCTGACGGCAAAGGGGATGGGGCCGGGCGACGAGGTGATCCTCTCGGCCCACTCCTTCCACGAGCTGGGCCACGCGGTCCTGCGCTGCGGGGCGACCCCGGTCTTTGCCGACATCGACTACTGGTCGGGTTGTCTTTCGGCGACGAAGAGCGCGGACAAGGTGACGAGCCGGACCCGCGCGATCCTGGCGGGCAACACCTGCGGGCACCCCGCCGACTGGCCGGGCCTGCGCGCGCTGGCCGATGCGCACGGCCTCTTCCTGATCGAGGATTCGAGCGAGGCGATCGGCTCGCGCCACAAGGCGGGCGTGGTCGGCAGCTTCGGCGATGTCGCGCTTTTCGATTTCGCCCAGCCCGGCGTCATCGCCTGCGGGGAGGGGGGCATCGCGCTCACCGACGATACGCAGCTGGCCATGGCCCTGCGGCGCCTGCGCAGCCGCAGCCTCTCGGACCGCACTTCGGTCTCGGCCGGGGTGGATGCGCCCTTCGGGGCCGCGATGGGCGCGATGGTGGCCGCGCTTGCGCTCGCGCAGCTGCGCCGCCTCGACGTGCTCCTGGAACGCCGCCGCGGGGTGCAGGCCATGTACGATGGCTTCATGCAGAGCTTCGAGGGGATCAAGCCGCCCTACATCTCGCCCGATGTCGAGGAGGTCCACTGGTTCCTCTATACCGTGCATCTGGGCACGCGCTTCACCAAGGGGTCGCGCGACGCGATCCTGGAGGACATGCGCACCGAGGGCGTCGAGGCCCACGCCTATTCCAGCCCGCTCCACCTCCAGCGCGCCTACCGGGCGCTGGGCTGGACGCGCGGTGACCTCTTCGTGACCGAGAAGGTCGCCGACCGCGCGGTCGTGCTGCCCTTTCACGCCCACCTCACGCCCGAACAGATCGCCTTCATGGTCGCGCGTCTCAAGGACGCCTCGATCAACGCAGGCGCTGGGGCCGCCATCTACTGA
- a CDS encoding SIR2 family protein codes for MATHVLENPEVLLDEVGEGLRAGQLVPFVGPGISALGAHAVPLSTGALADFFATKTTLPRRAKGNCWAAAQYIESTRFRDTVTAWMKEAFAQGVLPSAFHRWLAGLPLPLVVDAWYAGEMRTALLAAGREDWAEVQGITRAHIGEDRWFRFYTPGGDPAKAHDAEAATTLLYTPHGGIAPDANFLITDADYVEVLTEIDIQTPIPEEVRHRRTGLGFVFLGCRFDDQLLRTYARQIMKRSSARHYAVLDVETLTRNERRFLEEQNISPIAKPLGEALGQLMG; via the coding sequence ATGGCGACACATGTTCTGGAAAATCCCGAGGTGCTGCTTGATGAAGTGGGCGAGGGGCTGCGGGCCGGGCAACTGGTGCCTTTCGTGGGGCCGGGTATCTCGGCGCTGGGCGCGCATGCGGTGCCGCTCTCGACCGGCGCACTGGCCGACTTCTTCGCGACGAAGACCACCCTGCCACGCCGCGCGAAGGGCAATTGCTGGGCTGCCGCGCAGTACATCGAGAGCACGCGCTTTCGCGATACCGTGACGGCCTGGATGAAGGAGGCTTTTGCGCAGGGCGTGCTGCCCTCGGCCTTCCACCGCTGGCTGGCGGGCCTGCCGCTGCCGCTTGTCGTCGATGCCTGGTATGCAGGCGAGATGCGTACCGCGCTTCTTGCCGCAGGCCGCGAGGACTGGGCCGAAGTGCAGGGGATCACCCGCGCGCACATTGGTGAGGACCGCTGGTTCCGCTTCTACACGCCCGGTGGCGATCCGGCGAAGGCGCACGATGCCGAGGCCGCGACGACGCTGCTCTACACCCCCCATGGCGGCATCGCGCCCGATGCGAATTTCCTCATCACCGATGCGGACTACGTCGAGGTCCTCACCGAAATCGACATCCAGACCCCGATCCCCGAGGAGGTCCGGCATCGCCGGACAGGTCTTGGCTTCGTGTTTCTGGGCTGCCGCTTCGACGACCAGCTCCTGCGCACCTATGCCCGCCAGATCATGAAGCGCTCGTCCGCGCGGCACTATGCCGTGCTCGACGTGGAAACGCTCACCCGCAACGAGCGACGCTTCCTGGAGGAACAGAACATCTCTCCCATCGCCAAGCCTCTGGGCGAGGCGCTGGGTCAGTTGATGGGCTGA
- a CDS encoding DUF3024 domain-containing protein has protein sequence MSLAAASAQAPASRALLARQPNEFDLARIERLLVRRRRYRYVEPVVVPIEDGYLVRAPCCSRTVDPEGGEIDIARLLWDERAREWRLYRRDHGTHSWIEDGPFARLGELMGWLNADPARVFWQ, from the coding sequence ATGAGCCTTGCCGCTGCCTCCGCCCAGGCCCCCGCGTCGCGGGCGCTTCTCGCCCGCCAGCCCAACGAGTTCGACCTGGCGCGGATCGAGCGCCTGCTCGTTCGGCGGCGGCGCTACCGCTACGTCGAGCCCGTGGTCGTGCCCATCGAGGACGGTTACCTCGTGCGCGCGCCCTGCTGTTCACGCACCGTCGATCCCGAAGGCGGGGAAATCGACATCGCGCGCCTCCTCTGGGACGAGCGCGCGCGCGAATGGAGGCTCTACCGGCGCGATCATGGCACGCACAGCTGGATCGAGGACGGCCCGTTCGCGCGCCTTGGTGAGCTCATGGGCTGGCTCAACGCCGATCCTGCCCGCGTTTTCTGGCAATAG
- a CDS encoding BolA/IbaG family iron-sulfur metabolism protein — MPMDATEIERRITAAFPDADVLMVDMAGDGDHWAARVTCAAFAGKSRIVQHKMVYAAIGADMGHELHALALQTFVPAVPPTTPAT, encoded by the coding sequence ATGCCCATGGATGCCACCGAGATCGAACGCCGCATCACCGCGGCCTTTCCCGACGCGGACGTGCTGATGGTCGATATGGCCGGGGACGGCGACCACTGGGCCGCGCGCGTCACCTGCGCCGCCTTTGCGGGCAAGAGCCGGATCGTCCAGCACAAGATGGTCTACGCCGCGATCGGCGCGGACATGGGGCATGAACTCCACGCGCTGGCGCTCCAGACGTTCGTTCCTGCCGTCCCCCCCACCACCCCTGCAACCTGA
- the nifB gene encoding nitrogenase cofactor biosynthesis protein NifB — MTDTLFSQDPDSTREASSADGVVDISDVMQKVAEHKGCGTEGGSGKASCGSSAGPADMPPEIWEKVKNHPCYSEEAHHHYARMHVAVAPACNIQCNYCNRKYDCANESRPGVVSERLTPEQASKKVLAVASTIPQMTVLGIAGPGDPLANPAKTFETFRLISEVAPDIKLCLSTNGLALPDWVDEIAKYKVDHVTITINMVDPEVGQHIYPWIFWENKRLQGYEAAKILTERQMLGLEMLTERGILAKINSVMIPGINDAHLVEVNKAVKSRGAFLHNIMPLISAPEHGTVFGLNGQRGPSAQELKALQDACEGDMNMMRHCRQCRADAVGLLGEDRSAEFTTEKIMAMDIEYDAEGRKAYQQAVEGERQAKVAAKASELDGLEKAGDISVLVAVATKGHGIINEHFGHAKEFQVYELNAKGAKFVGHRRVDLYCQGGYGEEDALDTVIAAINDCHAVFVAKIGGCPKADLQAAGVEPVDQYAHEYIEQSALVWFKDYLERIASGEIVHQQRGDAAIRQGALLSQAG; from the coding sequence ATGACCGACACCCTTTTCAGCCAGGATCCGGACAGCACACGCGAGGCCAGTTCCGCAGACGGCGTCGTCGACATTTCCGACGTCATGCAGAAGGTGGCCGAACACAAGGGCTGCGGGACCGAAGGCGGTTCGGGCAAGGCGAGCTGCGGATCGAGCGCAGGGCCGGCCGACATGCCGCCCGAGATCTGGGAGAAGGTGAAGAACCACCCGTGCTATTCCGAAGAAGCCCACCACCACTACGCACGCATGCACGTGGCCGTCGCGCCCGCCTGCAACATCCAGTGCAACTACTGTAACCGCAAGTACGACTGCGCGAACGAGAGCCGTCCGGGTGTCGTTTCCGAACGCCTGACGCCCGAGCAGGCGTCGAAGAAGGTGCTTGCGGTGGCCTCGACCATTCCGCAGATGACCGTGCTGGGCATTGCCGGACCGGGCGACCCGCTCGCCAATCCGGCCAAGACCTTCGAGACCTTCCGCCTCATCAGCGAGGTCGCCCCCGACATCAAGCTGTGCCTCTCGACCAATGGCCTCGCGCTGCCCGACTGGGTCGACGAGATCGCCAAGTACAAGGTCGACCACGTCACCATCACCATCAACATGGTGGACCCCGAAGTGGGCCAGCACATCTACCCCTGGATCTTCTGGGAGAACAAGCGCCTGCAGGGCTATGAAGCCGCCAAGATCCTGACCGAGCGGCAGATGCTGGGCCTCGAGATGCTCACCGAGCGGGGCATCCTTGCCAAGATCAACTCGGTGATGATCCCGGGCATCAACGATGCGCACCTCGTCGAGGTGAACAAGGCGGTGAAGAGCCGGGGCGCGTTCCTGCACAACATCATGCCGCTCATTTCCGCGCCCGAGCATGGCACCGTGTTCGGTCTCAACGGCCAGCGCGGCCCTTCCGCGCAGGAGCTCAAGGCGCTTCAGGACGCGTGCGAGGGCGACATGAACATGATGCGCCACTGCCGCCAGTGCCGCGCCGACGCGGTCGGGCTGCTCGGCGAAGATCGTTCGGCCGAGTTTACCACCGAGAAGATCATGGCGATGGACATCGAATACGACGCCGAAGGCCGCAAGGCCTACCAGCAGGCGGTCGAAGGCGAGCGCCAGGCCAAGGTGGCCGCCAAGGCGAGCGAACTGGATGGCCTTGAAAAGGCGGGCGATATCTCGGTCCTGGTCGCGGTTGCCACCAAGGGCCACGGGATCATCAACGAGCACTTCGGCCACGCCAAGGAGTTCCAGGTCTATGAACTGAACGCCAAGGGCGCCAAGTTCGTCGGCCACCGCCGCGTCGACCTCTACTGCCAAGGCGGCTATGGCGAGGAGGATGCGCTCGACACCGTGATCGCGGCGATCAACGACTGCCACGCGGTCTTCGTCGCCAAGATCGGCGGCTGTCCCAAGGCCGACCTCCAGGCAGCGGGCGTCGAGCCGGTCGACCAGTACGCCCACGAGTACATCGAACAGTCCGCGCTGGTCTGGTTCAAGGACTACCTTGAACGTATCGCGAGCGGCGAGATCGTCCACCAGCAGCGCGGCGATGCGGCCATCCGCCAGGGTGCGCTGCTCAGCCAGGCGGGGTGA
- a CDS encoding 2Fe-2S iron-sulfur cluster-binding protein, giving the protein MTTLTILPSATSIAVAEGDSLLAAMLASGAPVAHKCDGEASCGQCHLFVIEGRKGLSRISRAENDILDTIVGVGSKSRLACQATLTGTEDVTVEVLSFV; this is encoded by the coding sequence ATGACTACGCTCACCATCCTGCCGTCCGCCACCTCCATCGCCGTTGCCGAGGGGGACAGCCTGCTCGCCGCCATGCTCGCCAGCGGGGCACCGGTCGCCCACAAGTGCGACGGGGAAGCCTCCTGCGGCCAGTGCCACCTCTTCGTGATCGAGGGGCGCAAGGGCCTCTCGCGCATCAGCCGCGCGGAGAACGACATTCTCGACACCATCGTCGGCGTCGGTTCCAAGTCGCGCCTTGCCTGCCAGGCAACGCTGACCGGCACCGAGGACGTGACCGTCGAGGTTCTGAGCTTCGTCTGA
- a CDS encoding 4Fe-4S binding protein, whose product MAYKIVASQCTNCTACEALCPNMAISEAKGTFVIDPALCTECIGHFEDPQCVAICPVDDTCVLDASVPRYQPA is encoded by the coding sequence ATGGCCTACAAGATCGTCGCCAGCCAGTGCACCAACTGCACGGCCTGCGAGGCGCTGTGTCCCAACATGGCGATCTCGGAGGCGAAGGGCACCTTCGTCATCGACCCGGCGCTCTGCACCGAGTGCATCGGCCACTTCGAGGACCCGCAGTGCGTCGCGATCTGCCCGGTCGATGACACCTGCGTGCTCGACGCCAGCGTGCCGCGGTACCAGCCGGCATGA
- a CDS encoding 4Fe4S-binding leucine-rich repeat protein, with amino-acid sequence MGRAVAFEDNAFEDNLGAALDWKGRPVRCRECDHQAINAMGLCAKGRACIRDRRARRVETFLRANPELADQYLDHPYFEVRAGAARHATVFRLAPLLDDPEPEVRAMATLRLPAERIRDMIHDEDIDVRIAAASRLTGADLVPAIRDEAYMVRITAVRRMPVEMLPLVRHDPDPEVRAWVARRIDVRALPDMAFDPDPLVRREVAGRLPPDPLRLLVEDSDMRVRFTVAERLAEEDLFALLDDEEPAIRELARTRIEAVPELAGRLADHTGHDGAAVVAFPAPHDPGKET; translated from the coding sequence ATGGGACGGGCCGTGGCCTTCGAGGACAACGCCTTCGAGGACAACCTGGGTGCCGCGCTCGACTGGAAGGGGCGCCCGGTGCGCTGCCGCGAGTGCGACCACCAGGCGATCAACGCGATGGGCCTGTGCGCCAAGGGGCGCGCCTGCATCCGCGACCGCCGCGCGCGCCGGGTGGAAACGTTCCTGCGCGCCAATCCCGAACTTGCCGACCAGTACCTTGACCATCCCTATTTCGAGGTGCGCGCAGGCGCCGCGCGCCACGCCACGGTGTTCCGGCTCGCTCCCCTGCTGGACGATCCCGAACCCGAAGTCCGCGCGATGGCGACGCTGCGCCTGCCTGCAGAAAGGATCCGCGACATGATCCACGACGAGGACATCGACGTGCGCATCGCGGCGGCCTCGCGCCTGACCGGGGCGGACCTGGTGCCTGCAATCCGCGACGAGGCCTACATGGTGCGCATCACCGCGGTGCGGCGCATGCCGGTCGAGATGCTGCCACTGGTACGCCACGACCCGGACCCCGAGGTGCGCGCCTGGGTCGCCCGGCGCATCGATGTGCGCGCGCTGCCCGACATGGCGTTCGACCCCGACCCGCTGGTGCGCCGCGAGGTTGCCGGGCGGTTGCCGCCCGATCCGCTGCGCCTGCTGGTCGAGGACAGCGACATGCGCGTGCGCTTCACCGTGGCCGAGCGGCTGGCCGAGGAGGATCTCTTTGCGCTGCTCGATGACGAGGAACCCGCCATTCGTGAGCTGGCGCGCACGCGCATCGAGGCCGTGCCCGAACTGGCGGGCCGGCTCGCGGACCATACCGGGCATGACGGTGCCGCCGTGGTGGCTTTTCCCGCGCCCCATGATCCCGGAAAGGAGACCTAG
- a CDS encoding CNNM domain-containing protein yields MALLVFYVALALCVSFLCSLLESSMLTLTPSQVRTFEQRGTPWARKLKRLKDDVDRPLAAILTLNTIAHTMGAAGAGAQYAKLYGSGSEAVFAALLTVAILILTEIIPKTIGARYATGIAPFCAWILPPMMVVLAPLVWFSRQITKLIALGRTAETPRHREELLAVTSLGQASGQIDTAEARFLNNLLQLDRIKTADVMTPRTVVFSLSQDIALDELTEKVRKSPFTRIPVSGEGVDEIRGFVIKHDVLDLLMDEDCDEQGFAELIRPLPSVLDQLSVDRLFHRFISEHHHILMVVDEYGSFLGLVTLEDVLETIFGFEIVDELDAVDDLQEYARELSRRRAEAATRMKTPAPAAAPERRAARD; encoded by the coding sequence ATGGCCTTGCTGGTCTTCTATGTCGCCCTGGCGCTGTGCGTCTCGTTCCTGTGTTCGCTGCTCGAATCCTCGATGCTGACGCTCACGCCCTCGCAGGTGCGCACCTTCGAGCAGCGCGGCACGCCCTGGGCGCGCAAGCTCAAGCGGCTGAAGGACGATGTCGACCGCCCGCTGGCCGCGATCCTCACCCTCAACACGATTGCCCACACGATGGGCGCGGCAGGTGCGGGCGCGCAGTACGCCAAGCTCTACGGCAGTGGCAGCGAAGCGGTGTTTGCCGCGCTGCTGACGGTCGCGATCCTGATCCTCACCGAAATCATCCCCAAGACCATCGGCGCGCGCTACGCGACGGGGATTGCCCCGTTCTGCGCCTGGATCCTGCCGCCGATGATGGTTGTGCTCGCCCCGCTGGTGTGGTTTTCGCGCCAGATCACCAAGCTTATCGCGCTGGGGCGCACCGCGGAGACACCGCGCCACCGCGAGGAACTCCTTGCCGTCACCAGCCTGGGCCAGGCCTCGGGCCAGATCGACACGGCCGAAGCCCGCTTCCTCAATAACCTGCTCCAGCTCGACCGGATCAAGACGGCCGACGTGATGACCCCGCGCACGGTGGTCTTCAGCCTGTCGCAGGACATCGCGCTGGACGAGTTGACCGAGAAGGTGCGCAAGTCCCCCTTCACCCGCATTCCCGTCTCGGGCGAGGGTGTCGATGAAATCCGCGGCTTCGTCATCAAGCACGACGTGCTCGACCTGCTCATGGACGAGGACTGTGACGAGCAGGGCTTTGCCGAACTGATCCGCCCGCTGCCCAGCGTGCTCGACCAGCTGAGCGTTGACCGCCTGTTCCACCGCTTCATCTCCGAGCACCACCACATCCTCATGGTGGTCGACGAATACGGCAGCTTCCTGGGCCTGGTAACACTGGAGGACGTGCTGGAGACGATCTTCGGCTTCGAGATCGTGGACGAACTCGACGCGGTCGACGATCTGCAGGAATACGCCCGCGAACTCTCGCGCCGACGCGCCGAGGCCGCCACGCGGATGAAGACCCCCGCGCCTGCCGCCGCGCCCGAACGCCGCGCCGCGCGCGACTGA